A DNA window from Fragaria vesca subsp. vesca linkage group LG3, FraVesHawaii_1.0, whole genome shotgun sequence contains the following coding sequences:
- the LOC101309916 gene encoding uncharacterized protein LOC101309916, whose protein sequence is MLSVTPPLLLHKNSTLFFFPPSLPIRTTPPNPSNPLRISRCSSALQEVHGSSSDQLGPDELYTSSPFPALKAAKRVVLVRHGQSTWNEEGRIQGSSNFSVLTKKGEAQAQTSRQMLIGDTFDVCFASPLARSKRTAEIIWDTRKEEIIMDFDLREIDLYSFQGLLKQEGKQKFGAAFQKWQQDAPNFCIDGHYPVRELWARARSCWTRILLHESRSVLVVAHNAVNQALLATAIGLGTEYFRTLVQSNCGVSVLDFTPHAEGGSPYICLNRLNQTPIEAGSSGGRKTSKRIILVCHGSTQMSAEPMDMLGVIKAQKIAELLLDLKVNSIVSSPKEACVETAVAISRVQEAADCLGADSAPRYVEMKQMENLDVENILQKSNKNGTEIPPLHPGWLNGFEDRIVETLWDQSEKAWQSLLKEVADETAPEKVVVAVSHPALHIALLGHCLGLTKEWLGSFHLDAGSISIIDFPDGPSGKGVIRCINYTAHLGRWSVPITTSTVDDK, encoded by the exons ATGCTTTCAGTCACTCCCCCTCTTCTTCTCCACAAAAACTCCACCCTCTTCTTCTTCCCCCCATCCCTCCCAATCCGCACAACCCCGCCAAACCCTAGCAATCCCCTCAGGATCTCGCGATGCTCTTCGGCCCTGCAAGAGGTCCACGGCTCCTCCTCCGATCAGCTCGGACCGGATGAGCTCTACACGTCGTCGCCGTTCCCGGCTTTAAAGGCGGCGAAGAGAGTGGTGCTGGTGAGGCACGGGCAGAGCACGTGGAATGAGGAAGGTAGGATCCAAGGCAGCTCCAATTTCTCTGTGCTCACCAAGAAAGGCGAGGCTCAGGCCCAGACTTCCCGCCAAATGCTCATCGGTGACACCTTCGACGTCTGCTTCGCCAG TCCCTTGGCACGGTCAAAGAGAACAGCTGAAATTATATGGGACACTCGCAAAGAGGAAATCATTATGGATTTTGATTTGAGGGAAATCGACTTGTACTCGTTTCAG GGCCTCTTAAAGCAAGAAGGAAAACAAAAGTTTGGTGCAGCTTTTCAAAAATGGCAGCAAGATGCACCAAATTTTTGTATTGATGGTCATTACCCAGTGAGAGAGTTATGGGCACGTGCTAGGAGCTGCTGGACCAGAATACTATTGCATGAAAGCAGGTCTGTTCTAGTGGTTGCTCATAATGCTGTTAATCAGGCTCTCCTTGCAACAGCTATTG GACTGGGAACAGAATATTTCAGGACTTTAGTTCAGAGCAATTGTGGTGTAAGCGTGCTGGACTTCACCCCTCATGCTGAGGGCGGGTCACCATATATTTGCCTCAATCGTCTAAACCAG ACCCCTATTGAAGCTGGAAGTTCAGGAGGAAGGAAAACTAGTAAGCGGATCATACTTGTCTGTCATGGATCCACACAGATGAGTGCAGAG CCAATGGACATGCTTGGGGTTATAAAG GCCCAGAAAATTGCTGAGCTACTTCTTGATTTGAAAGTGAACTCTATAGTTAGCAGTCCCAAGGAAGCTTGTGTTGAAACAGCAGTTGCCATCTCCAGG GTACAAGAAGCTGCAGATTGCTTGGGAGCTGACTCTGCGCCACGGTATGTGGAGATGAAGCAGATGGAGAACCTTGATGTTGAAAACATTCTTCAGAAGTCAAATAAG AACGGAACGGAGATTCCACCTCTTCACCCCGGTTGGCTTAATGGATTTGAGGACAGAATCGTGGAAACTTTGTGGGATCAATCTGAGAAGGCATGGCAGTCTCTGCTAAAAGAAGTAGCTGATGAAACGGCACCGGAGAAAGTTGTTGTTGCAGTTAGTCACCCTGCATTGCACATAGCATTGCTGGGGCACTGCTTGGGTTTGACAAAAGAATGGTTGGGATCGTTTCATCTCGATGCAGGAAGCATCAGTATCATTGACTTTCCAGATGGTCCTAGTGGGAAAGGTGTTATTCGGTGTATAAACTATACTGCCCATTTGGGGAGATGGTCAGTTCCTATAACCACATCAACAGTAGACGATAAATAG